The Chryseobacterium aureum genome contains a region encoding:
- the recG gene encoding ATP-dependent DNA helicase RecG: MNLETSIEYVKGIGPERAKLIKNVLGLSTVEDMLNFYPIRYLDKSKIYTVSQLQEETSQEIQLKGRITNVQEIQTGKTKRLSAKFNDETGSMDLVWFQYSKWLKEQLPIHKEVYIFGKINVFNRQFSMPHPEIEAEENKEGDTRLKPIYPSSEKLTKRGLNQRFFQNALRNICKEIPNLIEENFPEYLMKTFKFMSRQHAFLNVHFPKDQEHFDKADYRLKFEESFFFQLGYGLKKLHHKTQSYGNPFPVIGDHFNDFYENHLPFELTNAQKRVLKEIRMDMKRPVQMNRLLQGDVGSGKTMVALLTMLIAMDNGFQSCLMAPTEILAQQHYNGIKELLEETGINIRLLTGSSKAAERRIIHEELENGSLSILVGTHAVLEDKVKFKNLGLAIIDEQHRFGVAQRAKLWAKNKIPPHILVMTATPIPRTLAMSFYSDLDVSVIDEMPVGRKPIITAHRREKDRLYVYNFCKDEIKKGRQVYFVYPLIEESETLDYKNLMEGLEHVMEFFSEYNVTMLHGKMKPDEKDAAMAYFASGKAEIMVATTVIEVGVNVPNASVMVIESSERFGLSQLHQLRGRVGRGAEQSYCILMTSDKLSKESRTRIKTMTETNDGFKISEVDMQLRGPGDILGTQQSGVVDFKRLDLINDSAIIKTTKNTVERILEADPMLSRPDNLIIKNYYIRYYKGKNKWSKIS; encoded by the coding sequence ATGAATCTCGAAACCTCCATAGAATATGTAAAAGGAATAGGTCCGGAAAGAGCCAAGCTCATCAAAAATGTGCTGGGATTATCTACCGTGGAAGACATGTTGAATTTCTACCCCATCCGCTATCTGGACAAAAGTAAAATCTATACTGTTTCCCAGCTACAGGAAGAAACCAGCCAGGAAATACAGCTGAAAGGAAGAATTACAAACGTACAGGAAATACAGACCGGTAAAACCAAAAGGTTATCGGCAAAATTCAATGATGAAACAGGCAGTATGGATCTGGTTTGGTTTCAGTATTCCAAATGGCTTAAAGAACAGCTTCCGATCCATAAAGAGGTCTATATTTTTGGGAAAATTAACGTTTTCAACCGTCAGTTTTCTATGCCGCATCCGGAAATAGAGGCGGAAGAAAATAAAGAAGGAGATACCCGCCTTAAACCCATTTATCCGAGTTCCGAGAAACTGACCAAGAGAGGTTTAAATCAAAGATTTTTTCAGAATGCGCTGAGAAATATCTGCAAAGAAATTCCGAATCTTATTGAAGAGAATTTCCCGGAATATCTGATGAAAACCTTTAAGTTCATGTCCAGACAGCATGCTTTTCTGAATGTTCATTTTCCAAAAGATCAGGAACATTTTGATAAAGCAGATTACAGACTGAAATTTGAAGAATCATTCTTTTTTCAATTGGGATATGGTTTGAAGAAACTCCATCATAAAACACAATCGTATGGCAATCCTTTTCCTGTTATCGGCGATCATTTCAATGATTTTTATGAAAATCATCTCCCTTTTGAGCTTACCAATGCACAGAAAAGAGTTTTAAAAGAAATTCGCATGGATATGAAGAGGCCGGTTCAGATGAACAGGCTTCTGCAGGGTGACGTAGGCTCCGGCAAAACAATGGTGGCCCTTCTTACGATGCTTATCGCCATGGACAACGGTTTCCAGAGCTGTCTGATGGCTCCTACGGAAATTCTTGCCCAGCAGCACTATAACGGTATCAAAGAACTATTAGAAGAAACAGGAATCAATATCCGGCTTCTTACTGGCTCCAGCAAAGCAGCTGAGAGAAGGATTATCCACGAGGAACTGGAAAACGGTTCACTTTCAATTTTGGTGGGAACCCATGCTGTTTTAGAAGACAAAGTGAAGTTTAAAAATCTTGGATTAGCCATCATTGACGAGCAGCACAGGTTTGGCGTTGCCCAGAGGGCTAAGCTTTGGGCAAAGAATAAAATTCCGCCGCATATTCTGGTGATGACAGCCACTCCTATTCCAAGGACACTGGCAATGAGTTTTTATTCTGATCTGGATGTTTCTGTAATTGATGAAATGCCTGTAGGAAGAAAACCTATCATTACTGCTCACAGGCGTGAAAAAGACAGGTTGTATGTGTATAATTTCTGTAAGGACGAAATCAAAAAAGGCAGGCAGGTTTACTTCGTATATCCTCTTATTGAGGAATCTGAAACGCTGGATTATAAAAATCTTATGGAAGGTTTGGAACACGTGATGGAGTTTTTCTCAGAATATAACGTAACCATGCTGCATGGAAAGATGAAGCCTGACGAAAAAGATGCTGCTATGGCTTATTTTGCTTCCGGAAAAGCTGAGATTATGGTAGCCACTACGGTCATTGAAGTAGGAGTAAATGTTCCCAATGCTTCTGTAATGGTAATTGAAAGTTCGGAAAGATTTGGGCTTTCACAGCTTCACCAGCTGCGGGGACGTGTGGGAAGAGGGGCTGAACAGAGCTATTGTATTCTGATGACTTCCGACAAGCTATCCAAAGAAAGCAGAACGCGTATCAAGACTATGACAGAGACCAATGATGGTTTTAAAATTTCTGAAGTGGATATGCAGCTCCGGGGTCCGGGAGATATTCTGGGAACTCAGCAAAGTGGCGTGGTAGATTTTAAAAGACTGGATCTGATCAATGATTCAGCCATCATCAAGACTACAAAAAATACGGTAGAACGAATTCTGGAAGCAGATCCTATGCTTTCCAGACCTGATAATCTGATTATTAAAAACTATTATATCAGATATTACAAAGGAAAAAACAAGTGGAGTAAAATATCATAA